ATCCAACCTCCCACCATCCAACCTCCCCCGGGCCGCCTCCCACCATCCAACCTCCCNNNNNNNNNNNNNNNNNNNNNNNNNNNNNNNNNNNNNNNNNNNNNNNNNNNNNNNNNNNNNNNNNNNNNNNNNNNNNNNNNNNNNNNNNNNNNNNNNNNNNNNNNNNNNNNNNNNNNNNNNNNNNNNNNNNNNNNNNNNNNNNNNNNNNNNNNNNNNNNNNNNNNNNNNNNNNNNNNNNNNNNNNNNNNNNNNNNNNNNNNNNNNNNNNNNNNNNNNNNNNNNNNNNNNNNNNNNNNNNNNNNNNNNNNNNNNNNNNNNNNNNNNNNNNNNNNNNNNNNNNNNNNNNNNNNNNNNNNNNNNNNNNNNNNNNNNNNNNNNNNNNNNNNNNNNNNNNNNNNNNNNNNNNNNNNNNNNNNNNNNNNNNNNNNNNNNNNNNNNNNNNNNNNNNNNNNNNNNNNNNNNNNNNNNNNNNNNNNNNNNNNNNNNNNNNNNNNNNNNNNNNNNNNNNNNNNNNNNNNNNNNNNNNNNNNNNNNNNNNNNNNNNNNNNNNNNNNNNNNNNNNNNNNNNNNNNNNNNNNNNNNNNNNNNNNNNNNNNNNNNNNNNNNNNNNNNNNNNNNNNNNNNNNNNNNNNNNNNNNNNNNNNNNNNNNNNNNNNNNNNNNNNNNNNNNNNNNNNNNNNNNNNNNNNNNNNNNNNNNNNNNNNNNNNNNNNNNNNNNNNNNNNNNNNNNNNNNNNNNNNNNNNNNNNNNNNNNNNNNNNNNNNNNNNNNNNNNNNNNNNNNNNNNNNNNNNNNNNNNNNNNNNNNNNNNNNNNNNNNNNNNNNNNNNNNNNNNNNNNNNNNNNNNNNNNNNNNNNNNNNNNNNNNNNNNNNNNNNNCCTCCCACCATCCAAACTCCCCCGGGCCGCCTCCCACCATCCAACCTCCCCCGGGCCGCCTCCCACCATCCAACCTCCCCCGGGCCGCCACTCGCCGTCCGACCTCTACCTGCCACCTCCCGCTGTCCGACCCTCTGGGAAACTTCTCGCAGACCGTGTGACATCATCATAAATCTCGGAGGTTCCTCTGGTGAAACGTGTGGCTCCAGTTCCCGACAGCCTCATCGGACCAAAACCCAAAACGAAACGTGTTTTCAAACCTTTACTTTTAACAAAACTCGCTTCTTCTCCTGCGtccatttcccctgataaaCATGATGACAGTAACCTCCACAGTTGGCCCCGCCTCCTTtcacgtcaccaaccaaggacgGAGCTCCGCCCACAATCAGccaacaaaaactctaaaaacaagtcattaatgtttagaaatcagacaaatggaccactggagggTTTTATGATGGcgttaactaaaaaaaaaacatgaaaactcttattttgatattttatttgatttccgCTTTAATGCTGGGTGATGTTTAGGGATTCTGGGGTAACTTCTGTGCAGCTGAAACGTCAAATTCAACTCTTCTTCGCACTTTTCATGAATCCTGACAAGCGGCACCATGTCGCCCCCAAGTGGACAAAAGCCGCGTTGCAGCCACCGTCccggattaaaaaaaaaaaacatttaagtttcGGTTTCCAATCAGCTGAAATGATACAGACGCTTCCCTCCGCCCAGGATCCCAGCTGGGCCTGGTTCTCAGCTCGCTGGTTCTCGTTGCTTTCGGCTGGAAGGAGACGCTGAAACGGCCCCGAAAAGCGATGGAGGCGGAAATATTAAAGTACATCTGCGCCAACCAAGGGGCCGTAGACGCGGATGATTTAATGTGCAACCTCTTCCCGGGCGAGTCCACGAACGAAGTCCTTAAGAACCAGGAGAAGTTCGTCCTGCGGGCTCGAAATGGGCAGCAGAAAGTGGTGGCCAGGACCGGTTTGAGAACGTGCAGAACCAGGAGCTGCCCGGGCTCGTGTGGAGCTCTGCACCTCTGTAAAAACTTCCTCTTCAGCGGGTTCTGTCAGTTCCTCCAGCAGGggtaaatgtttacttttaaactaGAACGACCAAGCTAGGCGTAATTTGTTGACTGCAACCTTGAAAAGTGTTTGGAAACTTCGGAAATTGTCACGTTTTTGCGTCTGTGTTTAAAGTTATTCAGCTAAAAGTGACTATGTTCGCGGTGCGTTCAGGTTCCGTTTGAATACGTCGTTTTTTTCGAATTCGGTTTGACGTCCCGAAGAGTAACATAATTAAATAGAAATTATACGGCtccaaataataattattttttgtttgtttgtttctttatggtTCCAACAAACACGTGGAAAGAggtgtttaaaattttagttCTTCCCTTAACAGTACCTTAACTGATATGATTAGCTTTCTATGTTCCTTAGCTGACAGTGAAGCTACCACTGTTAGCTTATGTTAGCTAACGGCGAAGCTAACTCTGTTAGCTTATCTTGGCTAATATGATGATcattgactttttgtttgtgcgTTTTTGTGAATAATCGTGGATtagcagaaaaagaaattgtttgtcgataataaatgttaataggactgaaaagcatttctttctttGGGCTTTGAATAGATTCAAGTTATTAAGTTGATAAAGCTAACTTAAGCTAACAGTAGTAGCTTCACTAATAGAAAATATGCTAACAAAGGTAGATGGTAAGCTTAGCTACCACTTAGCTAACACTGTTAGCTTATGCTAGCTAACAGTACCTATGTTAGCCTTGTTAGCATAGcctgaatctgttcagaaaATAGTATATTCAGTGCctttaaaaaatagatattttaaactttttgtgcttgaactttttgaattttgtgctattttagttatTCACATAAATTAATgcacaaaaagcaacattttcacAATATTGCTATAGTCAGTTGGTCTTTGCCCCCCTTGTTTTTGCtctcagatcattttaaaatcactttaagAGATTAACTTATTACACATTATTTTCTAATGTATTTTGCCTTGAATAGTTGGTTACTGTGAAATAAACTCCCTCTCCTAATTACACATCTGTTATTGCCCAACCCTGCTCTATGACCAAGAAATATTACACTACAAACAGttatttattcaggttttgACAGGTTTATGACAGTAACGCATAAAAAAGGAGTTTGCAGGAGTCCAAAAGACCAAAACATCATGATGCTCTTATGTAACGTTTTCTTTTGACTAATTGACACAGACAGGGTTTATTTTTAACCCGAGCACCTGAATGTGATCTCACTCATTATGGCACCATAAATCCTCTGATTTCAGACGAGTTTGCCGTTTCTCCCACGACCTGAAGTCCAGCCACAACCAGCAGGTGCTGAAAGAGCACGAGCTGGAGTGTCTGAGCCGAGTGGAGCtgtgttttcttctgctgcagAATGACGTCATACTCCTGCCAAATGTGAGTCTGACAACACGCGCCGTTACTCAGATCGGGTCATTTCCTGTTATATGTGGGATTTGGAGCAGTTGTCGCGCCGCTTTTCTTACTTTCTGTCCACGGGTCCAAGCTCACGGAAGCAATAGATTTGGAGAAAATAATGTACCAAACCCTACGGCCCACCAACCAgaacttcatttcattttaagcCGGTAAAAGGTTTATATGGGAAAGTTAAAACTGacttatgtttaaaaaaaaaatagacattttgcTTAAACTGCAAAGAATTTTCAGAAGTTTCTTACAGGTTTCGTGAAGTTCCCTATGTTCCATTTAAATGCAACAGAAGTACCCATGGCGACCTGTAGGTGGTGCTGTAACTAAAGCCGTAACATTTGCGAGGGTTCTCAGGCCCTGTCCGCGCAGAAGTGCAGTTTTTCCCAAAACAATCTATTCcgtctttatttctaaaaaaaaaaaaaaaaaggtgctgtaACGCTGGTATGAAAATACACAAGAAACGGGAAACAAGACGTAGAGCGCGGGTGGGAAACGAAAACATGTCTGTATTAACAAATAACTGGTCCAAATCAGACCGTTTTACTCCAGTAGTGGAAATCATAAACCTGGAGCCAGCTGCCAACGTGGGTTCAATGTGAGCAacgaaataatgtgcacggccggGAATACAGGTTTACATTTTCTTAAGTTTGCCAACTCATCTCCACTAGTGAGGTACAATCCTATGGTCAACATATTTTGGTCGTTAACTCCTGTTCGCATAATTTCTCTTTACTTTTATGTAAAGAAGTGGAGAAAAGAACTAGCCTTTCCATCCCCTGTCCTGATTGTCTCCTggtctttttttccagatttgtcACGACTACAATAACGGCGCTGGAGAATTTGGTCGATGTCAGAAAGCGTTTGCCTGCGACAGAGTTCACATCTGTGAGATGTACGTGAGGCAggactgctgctgcagcaagACCCACGACTTCTACGCCGCCCAGCCGTTAAAGAGCCTGCGGGACAAGGGGGTGCCCGACACGCTCATCCTGTCCTTGAGGTCCGTTTACGCAAACAAGGTGTTCCTGAGAACCCTCGGGAAAGGAGACGGCGGCGGTTCTGCATCCGCCAACGGTCCGAAGTCGGAACAGAAGCAGTGTGAccgagggagagggagaggcgGCAACAGGGGGCAACGAGGCAACAGGGGGCAACGAGGCAACAGGGGCAGCAGGGGAAACGGAGGGAAACCACCACAGCAGCAATGGACCTCCTCTCTCAGTGACTTATTTGGTACCTTTGATCCGTTCGATCTGTCCAACTTGGAAAGACAGCAAGAACTCAGCTGGTTCAACAGTGAGTTCTCCGCTGCTGGCGCCGACTCTGATGCTAAAAGCGAGAGTAGTATGAATGTAGACCAGAAGCAGTGGTAccgagggagagggagaggtgGCAACAGAGGCAACCAGGGCAACAGAGGCAGAAGGGAAAATGTAGGAAACCccccacagcagcagcagatcccTTCCCTTTTCAACGACCTTTCAGACTTTGAATACTTGGATCTGTACACTGAGGACGGGAAAGATCTCAACCCTGCCGTCGATGACTTCTCCACCGTCGGCGATGACTCTGACGCGAGCAGCACCTGCAGCAGTCGGAGCCGACGGCGGGCGAGGAACCCTACTTCGGCCGCCAGAGGGAGAGGCGGCAAACAGGGTGGCGGTCCGCGCGGCCCTAAGACCCGCTCCGCCAACGACACGCCCGCTGCCGCCGGCGGCAAGAATGGAAGGCGTGGAGATGAGCCGAACAGGaaccaaagacaaaaaggtaAATTCTGAAAGTCCAGCGCCCGCTGACAAACCGAGTGAAAGaacctgtctttgttttttgtttttagataaaaCCGAGATCTGCATGTACTTCATCAAAGGGTTCTGTAAGCACGACGGTGAGTGGATCCTTATTATTCCCTCTGaaacagtggtctccaatcctggtcctcagggcctccatcctgcaggttttccttgttcctctgctccaacacacctggtttgtatcagtgggtgattaacaggctcctgcagaacatgaagaggtgatttaaccatgaatcaggtgtgttggagcagaggaacaaggaaaacctgcaggatggaggccctgaggaccaggattggacacccctgctcagAATCTTCCCATCGGGGGTGCACTCTTGTTTATGGTGGATGTGTTTTATCAGAACGATGTTTCAAAGCTCACGAAAAGATACCGTACAAATGGGAGGTCCGGGAAGGCGACCAGTGGACCGCCTTGCCTGGAAACGAGACGATTGAGAAGGACTACTGCGACCCCAGCCAAACCTCCAGGTACCGTCCCGCAGCGTGCCCTCGGCGTTCAGGAGCGACCCCCGAGTGACGCTTTTTTCTGTTCTCGTGTCCTTTAGCAGCGGCTGCCCGCCTGTGGATTTTGACACGATGACCCGAGGACCGGACAGAGTTAGGAGACTCTCGACTGTGAACTCTCTGGTGGAGCCGGACTTCATCCACACCACCGAGTGGCTCTGGTACTGGCAGGACGACGGCGGAGGGTGGCACCTGTACGGTGCAGACGTGAGTAAATCAGAGCTGGGATGTTTGAAGTTAGGTCGTGCTAAAAGCAGGAACAAGTCCCCCAAAATGTGTAGCCGACAGATAACGGGTCGATGTTCTGGACTCGGATCGTTCCTTCAGGAGTAATCATTAACAAACGATCCCCCAAAGAGATTGGggtaaactgtgtttttagtttagatGCCAACATACAGTTAAACAAACATCAGGTTTCAGCTGTAttgcttattttaaatcagCCTGAAAACATCAGAGCCTTCAGGAGTCCTCAGACGTCTTCGTCTTATTTAGGACCAGTGGGACCTCGACCTTTGTCACTTCCTCTCTgtctgaaatgacatgaattagtttctatgaatgttgattcaaaacacaagattttagcagagatttcacctttttatcaaataccagtgaggtgttgtagttttggagctggaccaggatgcaaaaaaaagtgctgaagtggccctttattgaggtttcaggaatcagatgaaggtNNNNNNNNNNNNNNNNNNNNNNNNNNNNNNNNNNNNNNNNNNNNNNNNNNNNNNNNNNNNNNNNNNNNNNNNNNNNNNNNNNNNNNNNNNNNNNNNNNNNNNNNNNNNNNNNNNNNNNNNNNNNNNNNNNNNNNNNNNNNNNNNNNNNNNNNNNNNNNNNNNNNNNNNNNNNNNNNNNNNNNNNNNNNNNNNNNNNNNNNNNNNNNNNNNNNNNNNNNNNNNNNNNNNNNNNNNNNNNNNNNNNNNNNNNNNNNNNNNNNNNNNNNNNNNNNNNNNNNNNNNNNNNNNNNNNNNNNNNNNNNNNNNNNNNNNNNNNNNNNNNNNNNNNNNNNNNNNNNNNNNNNNNNNNNNNNNNNNNNNNNNNNagacattgagtttggctgcagctgcacacagttgcagcgcctcctacaggaaactggtggagctacgcagagaaccacgccgttcaaaagccttgtttggattcatgtttttataaaacactgaggtccggacctcggtggaaTCAGTGGGAGCTACAGCCCTGGTTGTGACGACATGAAATAAATgtggcggcgggcgacatgcattcctcctAACGGCCGTGTGTGTTGCAGAGCGGCGGCCACAGATCGTCGGACATGAACAGCTCAACGCTGGAGCGGAAGTTTCTGGACAACGAGAAGGACGTGGTGGAGTTCAGCGCCGGCTCCCAGAACTATTCTCTCAGCTTCCAGGGTAAACCCGAGCCTCCGGACGCCGCTGCAGTccgacagagaagaagaagaagcgccTTCATTCACCTCTCTGCTCTTGTTTCCCCTCAGATATGATCCAAACTAACAAGCGTTACGGCACAAAGAGGGTCGTCAGCAGACGCCCTCGCTTCGTCTCCTACGCAGACGCCAAGAAAGTGAGGTGGGCTCAGAAACGAAGCTGCTGGTCGAGCCGAGGCTCGTTTTTTAGTCTTCAAACGACACGGCGTGCCTGTTTGCGTTCAGAACGTTCTGCGTTCAGGCGACGGTTCAACGactcaaacaaatatttagtttgacCTAATTTGAGCttctaaggttttattttgatctttttaggttttagttgaTGTTCTGTTGATTTTAACTTGTGTAAAATTCAGGTTTTAgcaatttagttaatttttttagatactattttcctaattttagcattttgctagtGTTAGCTTGCAGCTacagttctgctggttttagctttttttaccgttttactgctttttaatGTAGCTACTTTCTTAATTTTAgtatttagctacagttttgct
The DNA window shown above is from Kryptolebias marmoratus isolate JLee-2015 linkage group LG18, ASM164957v2, whole genome shotgun sequence and carries:
- the LOC108248564 gene encoding protein mono-ADP-ribosyltransferase PARP12-like isoform X3 — its product is MEAEILKYICANQGAVDADDLMCNLFPGESTNEVLKNQEKFVLRARNGQQKVVARTGLRTCRTRSCPGSCGALHLCKNFLFSGFCQFLQQGRVCRFSHDLKSSHNQQVLKEHELECLSRVELCFLLLQNDVILLPNICHDYNNGAGEFGRCQKAFACDRVHICEMYVRQDCCCSKTHDFYAAQPLKSLRDKGVPDTLILSLRSVYANKVFLRTLGKGDGGGSASANGPKSEQKQCDRGRGRGGNRGQRGNRGQRGNRGSRGNGGKPPQQQWTSSLSDLFGTFDPFDLSNLERQQELSWFNSEFSAAGADSDAKSESSMNVDQKQWYRGRGRGGNRGNQGNRGRRENVGNPPQQQQIPSLFNDLSDFEYLDLYTEDGKDLNPAVDDFSTVGDDSDASSTCSSRSRRRARNPTSAARGRGGKQGGGPRGPKTRSANDTPAAAGGKNGRRGDEPNRNQRQKDKTEICMYFIKGFCKHDERCFKAHEKIPYKWEVREGDQWTALPGNETIEKDYCDPSQTSSSGCPPVDFDTMTRGPDRVRRLSTVNSLVEPDFIHTTEWLWYWQDDGGGWHLYGADSGGHRSSDMNSSTLERKFLDNEKDVVEFSAGSQNYSLSFQDMIQTNKRYGTKRVVSRRPRFVSYADAKKVRKPPSSAPLPDSWDKTQIPPTGFSKVAVQRTSAEFQKVEALFSSTLRGFDIIQIERIQNRALWEVFQWQKKQMKNNNGGVDVAEKQLFHGTDPKHVDAICSKNFDWRLCGTHGTAFGKGSYFARDAKYSNSYTGNTSVRNMFISRVLVGSYTKGAPDYVRPPSKDGGDINFYDSCVNDVADPSVFVVFDKLQIYPEYLLRYKAPDPLADTVSRAPVQKAKPRTNPVQSYQQSTISVQSNTGSFYQPSTSAYQPSTPAYQPSTPAYQPSTPSYRSGISSYQSSKLAISSPTPSFYQTTSRTQPTQSPSSSLPPKATAKNSDSCVIA
- the LOC108248564 gene encoding protein mono-ADP-ribosyltransferase PARP12-like isoform X2; this translates as MEAEILKYICANQGAVDADDLMCNLFPGESTNEVLKNQEKFVLRARNGQQKVVARTGLRTCRTRSCPGSCGALHLCKNFLFSGFCQFLQQGRVCRFSHDLKSSHNQQVLKEHELECLSRVELCFLLLQNDVILLPNICHDYNNGAGEFGRCQKAFACDRVHICEMYVRQDCCCSKTHDFYAAQPLKSLRDKGVPDTLILSLRSVYANKVFLRTLGKGDGGGSASANGPKSEQKQCDRGRGRGGNRGQRGNRGQRGNRGSRGNGGKPPQQQWTSSLSDLFGTFDPFDLSNLERQQELSWFNSEFSAAGADSDAKSESSMNVDQKQWYRGRGRGGNRGNQGNRGRRENVGNPPQQQQIPSLFNDLSDFEYLDLYTEDGKDLNPAVDDFSTVGDDSDASSTCSSRSRRRARNPTSAARGRGGKQGGGPRGPKTRSANDTPAAAGGKNGRRGDEPNRNQRQKDKTEICMYFIKGFCKHDERCFKAHEKIPYKWEVREGDQWTALPGNETIEKDYCDPSQTSSGCPPVDFDTMTRGPDRVRRLSTVNSLVEPDFIHTTEWLWYWQDDGGGWHLYGADSGGHRSSDMNSSTLERKFLDNEKDVVEFSAGSQNYSLSFQDMIQTNKRYGTKRVVSRRPRFVSYADAKKVRKPPSSAPLPDSWDKTQIPPTGFSKVAVQRTSAEFQKVEALFSSTLRGFDIIQIERIQNRALWEVFQWQKKQMKNNNGGVDVAEKQLFHGTDPKHVDAICSKNFDWRLCGTHGTAFGKGSYFARDAKYSNSYTGNTSVRNMFISRVLVGSYTKGAPDYVRPPSKDGGDINFYDSCVNDVADPSVFVVFDKLQIYPEYLLRYKAPDPLADTVSRAPVQKAKPRTNPVQSYQQSTISVQSNTGSFYQPSTSAYQPSTPAYQPSTSAYQPSTPAYQPSTPAYQPSTPSYRSGISSYQSSKLAISSPTPSFYQTTSRTQPTQSPSSSLPPKATAKNSDSCVIA
- the LOC108248564 gene encoding protein mono-ADP-ribosyltransferase PARP12-like isoform X1, with product MEAEILKYICANQGAVDADDLMCNLFPGESTNEVLKNQEKFVLRARNGQQKVVARTGLRTCRTRSCPGSCGALHLCKNFLFSGFCQFLQQGRVCRFSHDLKSSHNQQVLKEHELECLSRVELCFLLLQNDVILLPNICHDYNNGAGEFGRCQKAFACDRVHICEMYVRQDCCCSKTHDFYAAQPLKSLRDKGVPDTLILSLRSVYANKVFLRTLGKGDGGGSASANGPKSEQKQCDRGRGRGGNRGQRGNRGQRGNRGSRGNGGKPPQQQWTSSLSDLFGTFDPFDLSNLERQQELSWFNSEFSAAGADSDAKSESSMNVDQKQWYRGRGRGGNRGNQGNRGRRENVGNPPQQQQIPSLFNDLSDFEYLDLYTEDGKDLNPAVDDFSTVGDDSDASSTCSSRSRRRARNPTSAARGRGGKQGGGPRGPKTRSANDTPAAAGGKNGRRGDEPNRNQRQKDKTEICMYFIKGFCKHDERCFKAHEKIPYKWEVREGDQWTALPGNETIEKDYCDPSQTSSSGCPPVDFDTMTRGPDRVRRLSTVNSLVEPDFIHTTEWLWYWQDDGGGWHLYGADSGGHRSSDMNSSTLERKFLDNEKDVVEFSAGSQNYSLSFQDMIQTNKRYGTKRVVSRRPRFVSYADAKKVRKPPSSAPLPDSWDKTQIPPTGFSKVAVQRTSAEFQKVEALFSSTLRGFDIIQIERIQNRALWEVFQWQKKQMKNNNGGVDVAEKQLFHGTDPKHVDAICSKNFDWRLCGTHGTAFGKGSYFARDAKYSNSYTGNTSVRNMFISRVLVGSYTKGAPDYVRPPSKDGGDINFYDSCVNDVADPSVFVVFDKLQIYPEYLLRYKAPDPLADTVSRAPVQKAKPRTNPVQSYQQSTISVQSNTGSFYQPSTSAYQPSTPAYQPSTSAYQPSTPAYQPSTPAYQPSTPSYRSGISSYQSSKLAISSPTPSFYQTTSRTQPTQSPSSSLPPKATAKNSDSCVIA